The following are from one region of the Schistosoma mansoni, WGS project CABG00000000 data, supercontig 0483, strain Puerto Rico, whole genome shotgun sequence genome:
- a CDS encoding receptor-type adenylate cyclase, putative, whose product MSLVLLMIVSAASLSGAADDIHVKVYYLLYGAAVPAHYNDAIGIGFNASMASKQWLRESNVSVEVVHPSSYDAEPVDGLQTAIEQNRDELFVSVGPLNDADALSFMPLLKQENLVTLGPYTGSNSVRGWNPNLYFLFVSPVAELLTLLRFAVTQLRLRRIGFMYLQNVSFGDNEYLLAVELMSHMGRELCGVFTVKSSVTGEADSSEFDTAWNRFAETHPQGVIIFSPLSEDTAKFIKNMIVDNRTRDAHFLSTLPHEAEIESAWRWAADALNVTLKTDQVILTGVVPRPTSTEYAAVRRCRSDVESYLNDHTNSGQYSSLNITDLYGVDGEPVMYGWIVGEVLSQSLANREFLSSRKEYMESLYRQRRYVINDLVIGDFGGECGSAAADYGAACNCNQGGNVVYLNSLSSDYALVDIRNGLTVFNPSSCYYDGMRVESPVNGLIFLLWDNPAALRANGEIYGGVSVLTGDGTFGQSDRLFLQGRASASSAASSALMHELDTKVVTALFGAVSEEMLATADVVFIDPITLNPELRHNGSNVIYLSPTLEQQLFVISGYLVRKASGRASVLFRGRNAQGVEDAIRRTFLATGTSLDSFATLDKVAALKEKLPKDGYAIVIGINVADVGELKDHLDANPDVYVFVPFFDMALMYSGIARTFNGSPSAYRLLFPTSLPHWADVNTTSETVRRFHAALRAPSVWTPLRLLGFATARFTRTVLQFTEKVTPKTLTETIFAQSVIAVDDMRYGPFASDTCAEPLGGDASDAESCIVNYGATRISLWSAARALDASVLPLTSPVTPSIKYLNPQEGQLTNAELAGLIAGALIALAVVAALVATMLYLLRLSRNNNRAPREPTDPVTLIFTDIESSTALWAAHPELMPDAVAAHHRMIRSLIARYDCYEVKTVGDSFMIASKSPFAAVQLAQELQLCFLHHDWGTNAIDDSYREFEEQCTEGECEYTPPTARLDPEVYSRLWNGLRVRVGIHTGLCDIRHDEVTKGYDYYGRTPNMAARTESVANGGQVLMTRSTYLSLSAEEREQIDVTALGAVTLRGVPKPVEMYQLNAVPGRVFTALQLDREYFDKSDCSSATASDVSSVRGGMNGSSLMIASSLQALLGTFAAAQRRKLLVPLCERWHVPFPAGAKDKWDDKCCEEIICRIAVKVGRVVDLCASSGTERSVSTLRSASLIIIANHFAEHEA is encoded by the coding sequence ATGTCTTTGGTGCTCCTAATGATCGTATCAGCGGCATCGTTGTCTGGTGCAGCAGATGATATACACGTTAAAGTATATTATTTGTTGTACGGGGCCGCTGTTCCTGCACATTACAATGATGCGATCGGCATTGGTTTCAATGCATCAATGGCATCAAAGCAGTGGCTTCGTGAGTCGAATGTGAGTGTGGAAGTTGTTCATCCGTCATCGTACGACGCCGAACCCGTTGATGGCTTGCAGACGGCCATAGAACAAAACAGGGATGAGTTATTTGTGTCGGTTGGGCCCCTTAATGACGCTGACGCATTATCTTTCATGCCTTTGCTTAAACAGGAAAACTTGGTCACTCTTGGTCCCTACACTGGTTCAAACTCTGTGCGTGGGTGGAACCCAAATCTCTACTTTCTATTTGTTTCGCCCGTTGCTGAGTTACTGACACTGCTTCGTTTTGCAGTAACACAACTGCGTTTGCGACGGATTGGTTTCATGTACCTGCAGAATGTCTCATTTGGGGACAACGAGTACTTGCTAGCTGTGGAGCTGATGTCGCATATGGGTCGTGAATTGTGTGGCGTGTTCACTGTAAAGAGCTCTGTAACGGGGGAAGCGGATTCTTCCGAATTTGACACTGCATGGAACCGGTTTGCAGAAACGCATCCGCAGGGTGTGATCATTTTTTCACCACTGTCAGAAGATACAGCAAAGTTCATAAAGAATATGATTGTTGATAACCGCACACGGGATGCGCATTTCCTTTCCACTTTACCGCATGAGGCTGAAATCGAAAGTGCGTGGCGGTGGGCAGCTGATGCTCTCAACGTCACGTTGAAGACCGACCAAGTGATATTAACAGGAGTCGTCCCCAGGCCGACCAGCACTGAATACGCCGCTGTTCGTCGTTGCCGAAGTGATGTGGAGTCGTACTTAAACGACCACACCAACTCGGGCCAGTACAGTTCTTTGAATATCACAGATCTCTACGGTGTAGACGGAGAGCCAGTGATGTACGGGTGGATCGTTGGTGAGGTGTTGTCCCAATCCCTAGCGAATCGCGAGTTTCTTAGTAGCAGGAAGGAATACATGGAATCGCTTTACAGGCAACGCCGGTACGTCATTAACGACCTTGTGATTGGTGACTTCGGTGGGGAATGCGGGTCAGCGGCAGCTGATTACGGAGCGGCCTGCAACTGCAACCAGGGGGGGAACGTGGTTTACCTGAACTCTCTATCAAGCGATTACGCATTGGTCGACATTCGCAACGGGTTAACTGTATTCAATCCGTCTAGTTGTTACTACGATGGCATGAGAGTGGAGTCTCCCGTGAATGGTTTGATATTTCTTTTGTGGGATAACCCGGCTGCACTAAGAGCCAATGGGGAGATATACGGTGGCGTTAGTGTCCTTACTGGCGATGGAACGTTTGGTCAATCCGACCGCTTGTTTTTACAGGGTAGAGCTTCGGCGTCAAGCGCTGCATCTTCAGCACTGATGCACGAGTTGGACACTAAGGTTGTTACGGCTCTATTTGGCGCAGTGAGTGAAGAAATGCTTGCGACGGCGGATGTCGTATTTATTGACCCTATAACGCTAAATCCGGAACTTCGCCATAACGGAAGCAATGTGATCTACCTGTCACCAACGCTGGAACAGCAGTTATTTGTGATTTCGGGGTATCTGGTGCGCAAAGCGTCTGGAAGAGCGTCCGTTTTATTTCGTGGCAGGAACGCGCAGGGAGTCGAGGACGCAATTCGAAGAACGTTTTTGGCCACCGGCACCTCGCTGGACTCATTTGCTACGTTAGACAAGGTTGCGGCATTGAAAGAGAAGCTTCCGAAAGACGGATATGCCATTGTCATCGGAATCAACGTCGCTGATGTCGGAGAGCTTAAAGATCACCTTGATGCTAACCCTGATGTGTATGTATTCGTGCCGTTCTTTGACATGGCCTTGATGTACAGTGGTATCGCGCGCACATTTAATGGCAGCCCGAGCGCTTACCGCCTTCTCTTCCCCACGAGTCTGCCCCACTGGGCAGACGTCAACACAACATCAGAGACCGTACGAAGGTTCCACGCTGCGCTACGTGCTCCTTCCGTTTGGACGCCACTGAGGTTGCTTGGGTTCGCTACCGCAAGGTTCACGAGGACTGTCCTTCAATTCACGGAAAAGGTGACCCCGAAGACTCTGACCGAGACCATCTTTGCACAATCGGTCATTGCCGTTGACGATATGCGGTATGGCCCCTTTGCCAGTGATACCTGCGCCGAGCCCCTCGGTGGGGATGCCAGTGACGCGGAAAGCTGTATAGTTAACTACGGCGCGACGCGCATTTCCCTGTGGTCCGCGGCTCGGGCGTTAGACGCCTCAGTGTTGCCACTTACCTCGCCAGTGACACCGTCGATAAAATACCTTAATCCTCAAGAAGGCCAACTCACGAACGCCGAACTTGCAGGCCTTATCGCTGGCGCTCTCATCGCTCTGGCGGTCGTTGCGGCATTGGTAGCAACGATGTTGTATTTGTTGCGCCTAAGTCGTAACAACAACCGTGCACCTAGAGAGCCAACTGACCCCGTGACACTAATATTTACTGACATTGAGAGCAGCACTGCGTTGTGGGCTGCACACCCTGAGCTGATGCCTGATGCCGTCGCCGCGCATCATCGTATGATTCGTTCACTGATTGCGAGGTATGACTGCTACGAAGTCAAAACTGTTGGGGATTCGTTCATGATAGCGAGTAAGAGTCCTTTCGCTGCCGTCCAACTCGCACAGGAATTACAGCTGTGTTTCTTGCATCATGACTGGGGAACAAATGCGATTGATGATTCCTACCGTGAGTTTGAGGAGCAATGCACGGAGGGAGAATGTGAGTACACACCGCCAACTGCACGGTTGGATCCTGAAGTGTACAGTCGTTTGTGGAATGGCCTGCGTGTACGTGTTGGAATCCACACCGGGTTGTGCGATATCCGACACGATGAAGTGACGAAGGGATATGACTACTATGGGCGGACTCCAAACATGGCAGCAAGGACAGAGAGTGTGGCAAATGGTGGTCAGGTGCTGATGACGCGCTCAACATACCTGTCACTGTCAGCTGAGGAGCGTGAGCAAATTGATGTCACTGCACTTGGTGCTGTTACACTTCGTGGTGTGCCGAAACCTGTGGAAATGTACCAGTTGAATGCCGTGCCTGGTCGTGTCTTCACCGCACTGCAATTAGACCGCGAGTACTTCGACAAGTCAGATTGTTCCTCCGCAACAGCCAGCGATGTAAGCTCCGTTCGCGGAGGAATGAATGGGTCTTCGCTGATGATCGCCAGTTCTCTACAAGCTCTTCTGGGCACATTCGCCGCAGCACAACGGCGGAAGTTGCTCGTTCCCTTGTGTGAGCGTTGGCATGTGCCGTTTCCTGCTGGAGCGAAAGACAAGTGGGACGATAAATGCTGTGAGGAAATCATATGCCGCATCGCGGTTAAAGTTGGACGTGTGGTAGATCTCTGCGCATCCAGTGGCACCGAACGGTCAGTCAGCACGCTGAGGAGCGCGTCGCTGATTATTATTGCAAACCACTTTGCGGAACATGAGGCATAA